The following proteins are encoded in a genomic region of Benincasa hispida cultivar B227 unplaced genomic scaffold, ASM972705v1 Contig245, whole genome shotgun sequence:
- the LOC120069125 gene encoding autophagy-related protein 18a: METLSAFPSPPWPNPNSNPNPPPAIADSERFVSDSVSSAPPQTTEPTGLSPAVESLALQPSLLHLSFNQDHGCFAAGTDRGFRIYNCDPFREIFRRDFDRGGGVGVVEMLFRCNILALVGGGPDPQYPPNKVMIWDDHQSRCIGELSFRSAVRGVRLQRDRIIVILEQKVFVYNFADLKLLHQIETIANPKGLCAVSQLSTSLVLVCPGLQKGQVRVEHYASRRTKFIMAHDSRIACFALTTNGQLLATASTKGTLVRIFNTFDGNLLQEVRRGADRAEIYSLAFSSTAQWLAVSSDKGTVHVFSLKVNSGSLGNDMSHQNDSSLSVAPSGSSFSFIKGVLPKYFKSEWSVAQFRLHEGSQYVVAFGHQKNTVVILGMDGSFYRCQFDSVNGGEMTQLEYHNFLMPEEAF; the protein is encoded by the exons ATGGAGACCCTCTCCGCTTTCCCTTCCCCTCCATGGCCCAATCCCAACTCTAACCCCAACCCCCCACCCGCCATCGCCGACTCGGAACGCTTCGTTTCCGATTCCGTCTCATCGGCGCCGCCTCAAACGACGGAGCCGACCGGTTTGTCTCCGGCGGTTGAATCGCTTGCTTTGCAGCCTTCTCTGCTGCATCTTTCCTTCAATCAAGACCATGGCTGCTTTGCTGCAGGGACTGACCGGGGGTTTCGGATCTACAATTGCGATCCGTTCCGCGAGATTTTCCGGAGGGATTTTGACCGTGGGGGTGGTGTTGGTGTTGTTGAGATGCTTTTTCGTTGTAATATTTTGGCTCTTGTCGGTGGTGGGCCGGACCCTCAATATCCGCCTAATAAAGTCATGATTTGGGATGATCATCAGAGCCGGTGTATTGGGGAGCTTTCGTTTCGCTCTGCTGTTCGTGGTGTTCGTCTACAGAGAGACCggattattgttattttggaacAGAAGGTTTTTGTGTATAATTTTGCGGATTTGAAGTTGCTGCATCAGATCGAAACTATTGCGAACCCTAAGGGTCTTTGTGCTGTTTCCCAGTTGAGTACTTCGCTTGTGCTTGTCTGCCCTGGATTGCAGAAGGGGCAGGTTAGGGTTGAGCATTATGCCTCTCGGCGGACAAAGTTTATTATGGCTCACGACTCGAGGATCGCTTGCTTTGCGCTTACGACGAACGGGCAGTTGCTAGCTACAGCTAGCACCAAGGGAACTTTGGTTCGGATATTCAACACATTTGATGGAAATTTGCTTCAAGAG GTAAGGAGAGGTGCAGATAGAGCAGAGATATACAGTTTGGCTTTCTCATCGACTGCCCAATGGCTGGCAGTCTCCAGTGACAAGGGCACTGTCCATGTATTCAGCCTTAAAGTCAATTCTGGATCTCTTGGGAATGATATGTCTCATCAGAACGATTCTTCTCTTTCCGTGGCACCATCTGGCTCCTCATTTTCCTTCATCAAAG GTGTCTTGCCAAAATATTTCAAGTCAGAGTGGTCTGTTGCTCAGTTTCGCTTGCATGAAGGCTCTCAGTATGTCGTTGCTTTTGGTCACCAGAAGAATACGGTAGTAATCCTTGGAATGGACGGAAG CTTCTACCGATGCCAATTCGATTCAGTGAATGGAGGAGAGATGACACAGCTTGAATATCACAACTTTCTAATGCCAGAGGAAGCCTTCTAG